The following proteins come from a genomic window of Corynebacterium crudilactis:
- a CDS encoding choice-of-anchor G family protein, which yields MKIKKSASALSRSMRIGIATITSTAMLGGVLVAVPAHPLLPTTAIAQAQEIPATASAYAFSDLLNLRLLDEKGLLASTTGLSVGEILSALEAEQSWKGVADNGQAATPSNLEIELLESLNLNLGSGLEIPLFSDAGDSLLKGNLGLLGAFANAPSQTNAVASVGVISDSGTLDLDSDGGNGGNATIDLTKLLGNTVDLTDVASAQLELGALSSYASKNGTEITREYQIADAKARIKSPLVEDVVSELQTVVGGLDSVLETLLDESGVLDGVLSNPLVSAALGLELTVDVPVNELVDAIIDGELKDNSGLVSIDLKTGEILVDLEMLHGGNLNGQPANTNLLTSAQITQITDTVTSLLTASPAENPNGLMARVQNILGAEGGALNDTEVSIALKPLSGVLASAEVKTTLAGLLNPNAQTTNDKATYEGAKSDYVYRDLGGLLGLPIAGNLVAGVVDVIVGLLGSLGGTLNDALFNTGSTVVSGLLSSLDPLLDEVLVSLNPVLEDVLGPLVAVTVNKQDEEAGLYRVSALEVDVLSGAVNLPIANSYVSALDVAAVDKPTIEAIADQNITLGDSIKDVTPVVAPEGVTVEVAGLPEGVKYENGVISGKPTKVGDSTVTVTVTNASGSVTETFEITVAAVAAADPTIADIADQNIDLGDAIAPINTVVTPEGAVVTASGLPAEVTITDGVISGTPTVAGTSNVTVTVTNSAGKTASTGFTIVVKDPNSTVDAPTIAPIEDAEGPEEEAIDPIEVVVTPEDANVEVDGLPDGVDYNPETGKIEGTPGKDTAGSYDVTVTATNEGGTSTKTFIFVVTKDGDDNGNGGDENGSSNGSSDFLQQCLDSPAAGVAGLLIALGTVGAIAGPALEPLMKSIGAELDRQMRGLINATGGAHQPEWVRNINRGLNDAANAIDHRMVSQALFATAALALISTPVLCGMDNSSSSSS from the coding sequence GTGAAAATTAAGAAGTCTGCATCTGCACTTAGCCGCAGCATGCGCATCGGTATCGCAACCATCACCAGCACCGCAATGCTTGGTGGAGTACTCGTAGCAGTTCCTGCACACCCACTTTTGCCAACCACCGCAATCGCGCAGGCGCAGGAAATTCCTGCGACTGCATCTGCATATGCGTTTTCTGACCTTTTGAACCTGCGACTGCTTGATGAAAAAGGTCTTCTTGCATCAACAACTGGCCTTAGCGTAGGCGAGATTCTTTCTGCTCTTGAGGCTGAACAGTCTTGGAAGGGTGTCGCTGATAACGGACAAGCTGCTACACCTTCAAACTTGGAGATTGAGCTATTAGAATCTCTCAACCTAAATCTTGGATCAGGTCTGGAAATCCCTCTATTTTCAGATGCCGGAGATAGCTTGCTGAAGGGCAACCTTGGACTTCTTGGCGCGTTTGCGAATGCTCCATCTCAAACAAACGCTGTAGCTTCTGTCGGTGTTATTAGTGATAGTGGCACGCTGGATTTGGATAGTGATGGAGGCAATGGGGGCAATGCCACTATTGACTTGACGAAGCTGCTTGGAAACACTGTAGATCTGACTGATGTTGCTTCAGCGCAGCTTGAACTCGGAGCATTGAGTTCCTACGCTTCCAAGAATGGTACTGAAATCACTCGTGAGTACCAGATTGCTGATGCGAAGGCACGAATCAAGTCCCCACTGGTTGAAGATGTGGTTAGCGAACTGCAAACTGTTGTCGGTGGCTTGGACTCTGTTCTTGAGACGCTGCTGGATGAGAGTGGAGTACTTGATGGTGTTCTAAGCAACCCATTGGTCAGTGCAGCTCTGGGCTTGGAGCTTACTGTTGACGTTCCTGTTAATGAGCTCGTTGACGCTATTATTGATGGCGAATTGAAGGATAACAGTGGGCTGGTCTCGATTGATCTGAAGACTGGTGAGATTCTCGTTGATTTGGAGATGCTCCACGGTGGAAATCTTAATGGTCAGCCTGCAAACACTAATTTGCTGACCTCTGCTCAGATCACTCAGATTACGGATACTGTCACCAGCCTGCTGACCGCAAGTCCAGCAGAGAACCCGAATGGTTTGATGGCTCGTGTGCAGAACATCCTTGGAGCAGAGGGTGGTGCCTTGAATGATACTGAGGTTTCCATTGCGCTTAAGCCACTGTCGGGAGTTCTTGCTTCTGCTGAGGTGAAGACTACATTAGCGGGGCTATTGAACCCTAACGCGCAGACGACTAATGATAAGGCAACGTATGAGGGCGCTAAGTCTGATTATGTATATCGAGATCTTGGTGGTTTGCTTGGTCTTCCAATCGCTGGGAACCTTGTCGCAGGCGTTGTAGATGTGATCGTTGGGCTGCTCGGATCTCTTGGTGGAACCCTTAATGATGCTCTCTTTAATACCGGAAGCACCGTTGTTTCGGGACTCTTGAGTTCGCTTGATCCATTGTTGGATGAAGTGCTTGTCAGCTTGAATCCAGTACTTGAAGATGTGCTTGGTCCATTGGTGGCTGTAACTGTCAATAAGCAAGATGAAGAGGCTGGCCTATACCGGGTTTCTGCACTTGAAGTTGATGTACTAAGCGGCGCCGTAAACCTGCCAATCGCAAACTCTTATGTTTCGGCATTGGATGTTGCTGCAGTTGATAAGCCGACTATTGAGGCGATTGCTGATCAGAACATTACTTTGGGTGACTCCATTAAGGACGTGACTCCGGTTGTGGCTCCTGAGGGAGTGACGGTGGAGGTTGCTGGTCTTCCTGAGGGCGTGAAGTACGAGAATGGTGTTATTTCTGGTAAGCCAACGAAGGTTGGGGATAGCACTGTTACTGTGACTGTGACTAATGCGTCTGGTTCGGTTACTGAAACCTTTGAGATTACTGTTGCTGCAGTAGCTGCTGCTGACCCAACCATCGCTGATATTGCTGATCAGAACATCGATCTTGGTGATGCGATTGCACCGATCAACACTGTTGTCACTCCAGAGGGTGCAGTAGTAACTGCAAGTGGCCTGCCAGCAGAAGTGACCATCACTGATGGTGTTATCTCCGGTACTCCAACTGTTGCTGGTACCTCCAATGTAACGGTTACTGTTACTAATAGTGCAGGCAAGACTGCATCTACTGGCTTCACAATTGTGGTCAAGGATCCAAATAGCACGGTTGATGCACCTACCATCGCTCCAATCGAGGATGCAGAAGGCCCGGAGGAGGAGGCAATCGATCCAATCGAGGTTGTTGTAACTCCTGAGGATGCAAACGTTGAGGTTGACGGTCTTCCAGATGGCGTTGATTACAACCCTGAAACTGGCAAGATTGAAGGAACTCCTGGCAAGGACACCGCAGGTTCTTACGACGTTACTGTGACCGCTACCAACGAAGGCGGAACCTCCACCAAAACCTTCATCTTTGTTGTTACCAAGGACGGCGATGACAACGGTAACGGCGGAGACGAGAATGGATCTTCCAACGGTTCTTCCGACTTCCTGCAGCAGTGCCTTGATTCCCCAGCAGCTGGCGTTGCTGGTCTGCTGATCGCTCTCGGAACTGTTGGCGCAATCGCTGGCCCAGCTCTTGAGCCACTGATGAAGTCCATCGGCGCTGAGCTTGATCGCCAGATGCGTGGACTGATCAACGCCACCGGTGGTGCTCACCAGCCTGAGTG
- a CDS encoding sulfite exporter TauE/SafE family protein, with protein MQTLIFIALAGVAAQLVDGGLGMGFGVTSTTILIMLAGLGPAQASAVVHTAEVGTTFVSGLSHWKFGNVDWRVVMRLGIPGALGAFAGATFLSNISTEAAAPITSLILALIGMNLVWRFSKGRVRRNYSDRPHGKGFLGGLGLVGGFVDASGGGGWGPVTTSTLLSLGRTEPRKVVGTVNTAEFLVSLAATLGFMLGLWEDLVANLAAVLALLIGGAIAAPIGAWMISRINATVLGGFVGTLIVALNLPKVLNIVGLDFIPTSLVQITVLLIGLPLTYLGFHRYRKNLINESISSELASEPETQRVKSS; from the coding sequence ATGCAGACATTGATTTTTATTGCCCTCGCAGGTGTTGCAGCACAGCTTGTTGATGGTGGCCTCGGCATGGGATTCGGCGTCACTTCCACCACCATTCTCATTATGCTCGCTGGTCTAGGCCCTGCACAGGCTTCTGCTGTGGTGCACACAGCAGAAGTTGGCACCACTTTTGTATCCGGATTAAGCCACTGGAAATTCGGCAATGTGGATTGGCGAGTGGTCATGCGCCTGGGTATTCCAGGAGCCCTCGGAGCATTTGCCGGCGCCACATTTTTGTCCAATATTTCCACCGAAGCAGCAGCACCCATTACCTCGTTGATTCTGGCGCTGATCGGTATGAATCTGGTGTGGCGTTTCAGCAAAGGCCGCGTGCGCAGGAACTATTCGGATCGGCCCCACGGCAAAGGCTTTTTAGGCGGACTCGGACTTGTTGGCGGTTTTGTTGATGCTTCCGGTGGTGGTGGTTGGGGTCCGGTAACCACCTCAACATTGCTTTCCTTGGGGCGCACCGAACCTCGCAAAGTAGTGGGCACAGTTAATACCGCAGAATTCTTGGTTTCGTTGGCAGCCACTCTCGGCTTTATGCTGGGACTTTGGGAAGATCTCGTAGCTAACTTGGCTGCAGTTCTCGCATTGCTCATTGGCGGTGCAATTGCTGCTCCCATCGGCGCCTGGATGATTTCCCGCATCAACGCCACAGTACTTGGCGGTTTTGTCGGCACTTTAATCGTGGCATTAAACCTGCCGAAGGTACTCAACATAGTGGGACTAGATTTCATCCCCACTAGCCTTGTCCAGATCACGGTTCTGCTCATCGGCCTGCCGCTGACCTACCTAGGTTTCCACCGCTACCGCAAAAACCTCATCAACGAATCCATTTCCAGCGAGCTTGCTTCAGAGCCCGAGACTCAAAGAGTTAAAAGCTCTTAA
- a CDS encoding sirohydrochlorin chelatase codes for MIPLITLSHGSRKKSAAAGITALTAEAGRMLDIPAVEAHLELADPSLDEVVATLSAEGVTRAALVPLLFSNAYHAKIDVPAAVKDASEKYGVELLVGPHLGTGSDVASVLAQKLRADAPADAHVILYSVGSSNVVANESVIELAHTVSLLTGYAVEVVPATGGPGAGGAGVMEVAAKHKAIHILPLFVTEGLLLDRVLDQSANIAASIGTNFSYSEPLTTDLAPLVAARYHAALSALLAQI; via the coding sequence ATGATCCCTTTGATTACGCTTTCCCACGGTTCCCGCAAGAAGTCCGCAGCTGCAGGTATTACTGCCCTGACGGCAGAGGCCGGACGAATGTTGGATATTCCAGCTGTGGAAGCACACCTTGAGCTTGCAGATCCTTCACTTGATGAAGTGGTGGCAACGCTCAGTGCGGAAGGCGTAACCAGGGCAGCATTGGTGCCTTTGCTCTTTAGCAATGCATACCACGCAAAAATTGATGTTCCTGCAGCGGTGAAAGATGCTTCGGAAAAGTACGGAGTGGAACTTTTAGTCGGCCCACATCTTGGTACTGGTTCTGATGTTGCCTCTGTCTTGGCACAGAAGTTACGTGCGGATGCACCGGCAGATGCTCACGTGATTTTGTATTCCGTGGGCAGCTCAAATGTGGTGGCAAATGAATCAGTGATTGAGCTAGCCCACACTGTCTCCCTTTTAACTGGCTATGCCGTGGAAGTCGTTCCGGCAACCGGCGGACCGGGAGCTGGCGGAGCTGGCGTTATGGAAGTCGCCGCCAAGCACAAGGCAATTCATATCCTTCCCCTCTTTGTTACTGAGGGGCTGTTGCTGGATCGAGTTCTTGATCAATCGGCAAATATTGCAGCGTCCATCGGCACAAACTTTAGCTATTCGGAGCCTTTGACCACCGACCTCGCACCACTTGTTGCAGCCCGTTATCACGCTGCACTGAGCGCACTGCTGGCACAGATCTAA